One Deinococcus planocerae DNA window includes the following coding sequences:
- a CDS encoding Ig-like domain-containing protein, with amino-acid sequence MVRWADHGGLTDADAGSVDPGARRAAANGGIRMTEREGWKAGRGRAPRGRGAGVLLALSLGLVGCSRTGVPAPGVAAHPGAGVRLQAEAGTVRARQAAQTVADPRSGGRIINDPDAGGGQAVALLGTNDNVEFVVPSTLAAGRYTVSVRGRGEAHQGWPTVDLNDAEQRRLGEATLDSGAYATRPFGEFDLIPGAVLQVSYLNDLYEGPGQDRNAIVDYLLIEPVGGTPPADGAPTVTLRPPDNGDLTGRGGSTFEDEHNVVLEASASDPGGAVTRVEFFREGVKIGEATSAPYRLVHSEERDQPLTGPTPVSYSARVTDDRGAVGTSAPVTVTSRSRADDPASPLPLRAINFGGPRAAVNKFRCPFCLNGVFFDAGDAGGWTTNGTVRTASAPLVPPVLSPEREEIVRSAVSRAGGLEVGVSVPNAPYEVYLWVRAEDTTPYDLQMEGRSVARFAPPEAGFWSKLGPFPVTVGDGVLNIASTGSAPASFSALEVWRVRQPGETAPSVAFDPVPEYAPYPGAALPLTVTASSPNGAVERVEFYAKGPSPSSRALRLGADTGAPFEFAWENAPAGYYSLIARATDSGGLSSTAETRVIIQAP; translated from the coding sequence TGCTGCTGGCGCTGAGCCTGGGGCTGGTGGGCTGTAGCCGAACGGGGGTCCCGGCTCCCGGCGTGGCCGCCCACCCGGGCGCGGGCGTGCGGCTTCAGGCCGAGGCGGGCACCGTGCGGGCCCGCCAGGCAGCCCAGACGGTCGCCGACCCCCGCTCGGGCGGGCGGATCATCAACGACCCTGACGCGGGCGGGGGTCAGGCCGTAGCCCTGCTGGGGACGAACGACAACGTGGAGTTCGTGGTGCCGTCCACCCTGGCGGCGGGGCGTTACACCGTCTCGGTGCGCGGGCGGGGCGAGGCCCACCAGGGCTGGCCCACCGTGGACCTCAACGACGCGGAGCAGCGGCGGCTGGGGGAGGCGACCCTCGACTCGGGCGCTTACGCGACGCGCCCCTTCGGGGAGTTCGACCTGATCCCCGGCGCGGTGCTCCAGGTGTCCTACCTCAACGACCTGTACGAGGGGCCGGGCCAGGACCGCAACGCCATCGTCGATTACCTGCTGATCGAGCCCGTGGGGGGAACCCCGCCCGCCGACGGCGCGCCGACGGTGACCCTGCGCCCACCCGACAACGGGGACCTGACCGGACGGGGCGGCTCGACCTTCGAGGACGAGCACAACGTCGTGCTGGAGGCCAGCGCCTCGGACCCAGGCGGCGCGGTGACGCGGGTCGAGTTCTTCCGTGAGGGCGTCAAGATCGGCGAGGCCACCTCCGCCCCCTACCGCCTCGTGCACAGCGAGGAGCGCGACCAGCCCCTCACCGGGCCCACCCCGGTCTCCTACTCGGCGCGGGTCACCGACGACCGGGGGGCCGTGGGGACCTCCGCGCCCGTCACGGTCACCTCCCGCTCGCGGGCCGACGACCCGGCGAGCCCGCTGCCCCTGCGCGCGATCAACTTCGGGGGCCCGCGGGCGGCGGTGAACAAGTTCCGCTGTCCCTTCTGCCTCAACGGCGTGTTCTTCGACGCGGGAGACGCGGGGGGCTGGACCACCAACGGCACCGTCCGGACGGCGAGTGCCCCGCTGGTGCCTCCGGTCCTGAGCCCGGAGCGCGAGGAGATCGTCCGGAGTGCCGTGTCGCGCGCGGGCGGGTTGGAGGTGGGCGTTTCCGTGCCGAACGCCCCCTACGAGGTCTACCTGTGGGTGCGCGCCGAGGACACGACCCCCTACGACCTCCAGATGGAGGGCCGCAGCGTCGCGCGTTTCGCGCCCCCGGAGGCGGGCTTCTGGAGCAAGCTCGGGCCCTTCCCCGTCACGGTGGGAGACGGCGTGCTGAATATCGCGAGCACCGGCAGCGCCCCCGCGAGCTTCTCGGCCCTCGAGGTCTGGCGGGTCAGGCAGCCTGGAGAGACCGCGCCGAGCGTCGCCTTCGACCCCGTGCCCGAATACGCCCCCTATCCCGGCGCCGCCCTCCCGCTGACGGTCACGGCCTCCTCCCCGAACGGGGCCGTCGAGCGGGTCGAGTTCTACGCCAAGGGTCCTTCCCCGTCGAGCCGCGCCCTGCGCCTGGGAGCGGACACGGGCGCCCCCTTCGAGTTCGCGTGGGAGAACGCCCCCGCCGGGTACTACTCGCTGATCGCGCGGGCCACCGACAGCGGCGGCCTCTCCTCCACGGCAGAGACGAGGGTGATCATCCAAGCCCCGTAG
- a CDS encoding response regulator → MEGMAYTILVADDDAAIRTMLEVILSADGHTITAVADGRAALEYLQTHTPDALLLDVDMPMMDGFEICSRVKRVKRLRGTPVLLMTALDDDHTRDQAKLVGADDLVYKPLSGKNLRGRLSHLIEARRPRETGTP, encoded by the coding sequence ATGGAGGGTATGGCGTATACCATCCTCGTCGCGGACGACGACGCGGCCATCCGCACCATGCTGGAGGTGATCTTGTCGGCGGACGGGCACACCATCACGGCGGTGGCCGACGGGCGGGCGGCGCTGGAGTACCTCCAGACCCACACGCCCGACGCGCTGCTGCTCGACGTGGACATGCCCATGATGGACGGCTTCGAGATCTGCTCGCGCGTCAAGCGGGTCAAGCGGCTGCGGGGCACGCCCGTGCTGCTGATGACGGCCCTCGACGACGACCACACCCGCGACCAGGCCAAGCTCGTCGGCGCGGACGACCTCGTGTACAAGCCCCTGAGCGGCAAGAACCTGCGCGGGAGGCTTTCGCACCTGATCGAGGCCCGGCGCCCGCGCGAAACGGGCACGCCCTAG
- a CDS encoding Ig-like domain-containing protein, giving the protein MTHGRERSGLRMRRHAGLVLLSLTLAACSQQASTPTASNDLQFEAEAGTIQAFTTPQTVADPRNGGRIINDPNASGGKAVILLGTNDNVRFVVPGSVKAGRYTVSVRGKGENYKGWPTVDLNDAAQRRLAVATLDSATYVNRKFGEFDLKPGQVFNLSFINDLYEGRGKDRNAIVDYLVIEPVGTTPPPPPPVNQAPTVTLSVENGVLPAFESDTSGLEEFEDDNNIILNADASDSDGKIVRVEFYADNTKIGEDTTAPYSLVFARSSDVDTTSSTRFTARAIDDQGSVTASDSRLAIFYSGNSTILASPAINFGGPDVQIQSYEGLFLGPNFSAGDKRGITTNGTPTVLPASAPLSPTPEPARDALVRSALSRQGGLEVNVPLPEASYAVYLWVRAEDATDYGIQMEGQDVARFEPGEAGQWKRLGPINISVSDGTLNVASTGTATANFSAIEIYRKSQAGDTAPKVSLTQPSSSSSVTPVPAGQPLTLAAEASDPEGIARVEFFAFPFGGGTPVQKIGEATSAPYTVVWQNTPTTGLYNILAVATDNTGVSSLQTPTRQGVVVAFSSP; this is encoded by the coding sequence ATGACCCACGGAAGAGAACGTTCTGGACTTCGGATGCGCCGCCACGCCGGGCTGGTGCTGCTCAGCCTGACGCTGGCGGCGTGCAGTCAACAGGCCTCCACGCCGACGGCCTCCAACGACTTGCAGTTCGAGGCCGAGGCCGGCACGATCCAGGCCTTCACCACCCCGCAGACCGTCGCCGATCCCCGCAACGGTGGCCGGATCATCAACGATCCCAATGCCTCCGGCGGCAAGGCCGTCATTCTGCTGGGCACCAACGACAACGTGCGTTTCGTCGTCCCGGGCAGCGTCAAAGCCGGACGGTACACCGTCTCGGTCCGCGGGAAGGGTGAGAACTACAAGGGTTGGCCGACCGTGGACCTCAACGACGCGGCCCAGCGACGGCTGGCGGTGGCGACGTTGGATTCGGCGACGTATGTCAACCGGAAGTTCGGGGAGTTCGATCTGAAGCCAGGGCAGGTGTTCAACCTGTCGTTCATCAACGATCTGTACGAGGGTCGGGGCAAGGACCGCAACGCCATCGTCGATTACCTTGTCATCGAACCCGTCGGGACGACGCCACCTCCACCTCCGCCCGTCAATCAGGCGCCGACCGTCACCCTGAGTGTCGAGAATGGGGTTCTGCCCGCATTCGAGTCTGACACTTCCGGTCTCGAAGAATTTGAGGACGACAACAACATTATTTTGAACGCCGACGCTTCTGATTCAGACGGCAAGATAGTAAGAGTTGAATTTTATGCCGACAACACCAAAATCGGCGAGGACACGACTGCACCCTACAGCCTCGTGTTTGCACGCAGCAGCGATGTCGACACCACTTCCTCCACGAGATTCACGGCTCGGGCCATTGACGATCAAGGGTCCGTCACCGCCTCCGATTCGCGTCTGGCTATCTTTTACTCCGGCAACTCCACCATTCTGGCGTCGCCTGCGATCAACTTCGGCGGACCGGACGTTCAAATCCAGAGCTACGAGGGGTTGTTCCTCGGCCCGAACTTCTCGGCGGGCGACAAGAGGGGGATCACGACGAACGGCACCCCGACCGTCCTGCCTGCCAGCGCGCCCCTCTCGCCCACCCCCGAGCCCGCCCGCGACGCCCTGGTCCGCAGCGCCCTCTCGCGGCAGGGTGGTCTGGAAGTGAACGTGCCGCTGCCCGAAGCCTCCTATGCGGTTTACCTCTGGGTACGTGCCGAGGACGCGACCGACTACGGCATCCAGATGGAGGGTCAGGACGTGGCACGCTTCGAGCCCGGTGAGGCGGGCCAGTGGAAGCGGCTGGGACCCATCAACATCAGCGTGAGTGACGGCACACTGAACGTCGCCAGCACAGGCACGGCGACCGCCAACTTCTCGGCCATCGAGATCTACCGCAAGTCACAGGCAGGGGACACCGCACCCAAGGTGAGCTTGACCCAGCCGTCCTCCTCCTCTTCCGTCACCCCAGTTCCTGCCGGTCAGCCGCTAACATTGGCGGCAGAGGCTTCGGACCCGGAGGGCATCGCGCGGGTCGAGTTCTTCGCCTTCCCCTTCGGTGGCGGCACTCCAGTCCAGAAGATCGGCGAGGCCACGAGCGCGCCCTACACCGTCGTGTGGCAGAACACCCCGACTACCGGCCTCTATAACATTCTGGCCGTCGCTACTGACAACACGGGTGTTTCCTCCTTGCAGACACCCACCAGGCAGGGCGTTGTGGTGGCCTTCTCCTCTCCGTAA